A genomic region of Gemmata massiliana contains the following coding sequences:
- a CDS encoding M14 family metallopeptidase: MASRLLVPLALAIGTAVFYPGDAARAAEPVALKVITPKAHFGFNLGDDYCLANYEQYTAYLAKLAKESDRIKVVDIGRTEERRPQLMAVVTSPANHKLLSRYQTIARNLANADGITSETAKKLAAEGKAVVWIDGGLHASEVLCAQALAETVYQMVSGTDPETLRVLDDVIILFVHANPDGHDLMADWYMRDKDPKKRSLGGLPRLYQKYIGHDNNRDFYANTQAETRNMNRVMYREWLPQIVYNHHQTGPPGTVLFCPPFRDPFNYNFDPLVVSGIDAVGAAMMQRFLAEDKPGATTRSGARYSTWFNGGLRTTAYFHNMIGLLTETIGSPTPMRVPFNPALQLPKADLLSPVAPQEWHFRRSIEYSVTANKAVFDYASRHREQLLYNIWLMGKNATERGNRDSWTVTPKMVAAAKGARGADAFQKFFRDPTKRDARGYVVPADQPDFLTATKFVNALIGTGVRVHRATSAFEVSGKKYPAGSYVVKSAQAVRAHVLDMFEPQDHPDDFAYPGAPPTPPYDAAGYTLAFQMGVQFDRVLEGFTGPFEELKDEVPPPPAKVLDANGAVGFFLRAQANDGFRAVNQLLAAGEEVRRLKEPCTVDGVKHPAGMFFIVKKDGTQTRLEKIAQNLGTRFVGSKEAPEKEAVALKPVRIALVDRYGGAMPSGWTRWLFEQFEFSFTVVYPPDLDRGGLRDKFDVIVVVDGLGGGRGGGGGGGGGDQPPEPNAVDELALPAEFRGRRGSITATKTVPELKKFVTAGGTLLTIGSSTSLANQLGLKIESHLVETGTDGKEKPLGRDKFYVPPSVLRAKVDPTHSLAWGMSDEVDVMFANSPTFRFPTGAAASGLTRVSWFAGKAPLRSGWAFGQEHLDGGTAVIDATVGKGKVVLYGPQVLYRAQPHATFKLVFNAIVRAGQNE; the protein is encoded by the coding sequence ATGGCCTCACGCCTCCTGGTTCCACTCGCGCTTGCGATCGGGACCGCAGTCTTTTATCCCGGCGACGCGGCTCGTGCTGCGGAACCGGTTGCGCTGAAGGTCATTACCCCGAAGGCACACTTCGGGTTCAACCTGGGCGACGATTACTGCCTCGCCAATTACGAACAGTACACCGCGTACCTGGCCAAGCTCGCGAAGGAATCCGACCGCATCAAGGTGGTCGACATCGGGCGCACCGAGGAACGGCGCCCGCAACTGATGGCGGTCGTAACGTCCCCGGCCAATCACAAGCTCTTGTCGCGCTACCAGACCATCGCGCGGAATCTGGCAAACGCCGATGGGATCACATCCGAGACGGCGAAGAAGTTGGCGGCCGAGGGGAAGGCCGTGGTGTGGATCGACGGCGGGCTGCACGCGAGCGAGGTGTTATGCGCGCAAGCCCTGGCCGAAACCGTTTACCAGATGGTTAGCGGAACCGATCCCGAGACGCTCCGCGTGTTGGACGACGTGATTATTCTGTTCGTCCACGCGAACCCGGACGGGCACGACCTCATGGCCGACTGGTACATGCGGGATAAAGACCCGAAGAAGCGGTCGCTCGGCGGGCTGCCGCGGCTGTACCAGAAGTACATCGGGCACGACAACAACCGCGACTTCTACGCCAACACCCAGGCCGAGACGCGGAACATGAACCGCGTGATGTACCGGGAGTGGCTCCCGCAAATTGTGTACAACCACCACCAAACCGGCCCGCCCGGTACGGTCCTGTTCTGCCCGCCGTTCCGCGACCCGTTCAACTACAACTTCGACCCGCTCGTGGTCAGTGGCATCGACGCGGTCGGGGCGGCGATGATGCAGCGGTTCCTGGCCGAAGACAAGCCCGGCGCAACAACTCGTTCCGGCGCGCGGTACTCGACGTGGTTCAACGGCGGGCTCCGGACTACCGCGTACTTCCACAACATGATCGGCCTGCTCACCGAGACCATCGGCAGCCCGACCCCGATGCGCGTCCCGTTCAACCCCGCGCTGCAACTGCCGAAGGCCGACTTGCTCAGCCCGGTCGCACCGCAAGAGTGGCACTTCCGCCGGTCGATCGAATACTCCGTCACCGCGAACAAGGCCGTGTTCGATTACGCATCCCGGCACCGCGAACAACTGCTGTACAACATCTGGCTGATGGGCAAGAACGCCACCGAGCGCGGCAACAGGGACAGTTGGACCGTCACCCCCAAGATGGTCGCCGCGGCGAAGGGGGCGCGCGGCGCGGATGCGTTCCAGAAGTTCTTCCGCGACCCGACGAAGCGCGACGCACGCGGGTACGTCGTCCCGGCCGACCAGCCCGATTTCCTGACGGCCACCAAGTTCGTCAACGCTCTCATCGGTACCGGGGTGCGGGTTCACCGCGCGACGAGCGCGTTCGAGGTGAGCGGGAAAAAGTACCCGGCCGGTTCCTACGTGGTGAAATCGGCGCAGGCGGTCCGCGCGCACGTGCTGGACATGTTCGAGCCACAGGACCACCCGGACGACTTCGCGTACCCCGGCGCGCCGCCGACGCCCCCCTACGACGCCGCGGGCTACACACTCGCGTTCCAGATGGGGGTGCAGTTCGATCGCGTTCTGGAGGGCTTCACCGGTCCGTTCGAGGAGCTGAAAGACGAGGTTCCGCCGCCGCCGGCCAAGGTGCTCGACGCGAACGGCGCGGTCGGGTTCTTCCTCCGCGCGCAAGCCAACGATGGGTTCCGTGCGGTGAACCAGTTGCTCGCGGCGGGCGAAGAGGTGCGGCGCCTGAAGGAGCCGTGTACCGTTGACGGCGTGAAGCACCCCGCGGGCATGTTCTTTATCGTCAAGAAGGACGGTACACAGACGCGACTGGAGAAGATTGCCCAAAATCTCGGCACGCGGTTCGTCGGCAGCAAGGAGGCACCTGAGAAGGAGGCGGTTGCACTCAAGCCGGTGCGAATCGCGCTCGTGGATCGGTACGGCGGGGCGATGCCGTCCGGCTGGACCCGGTGGCTGTTCGAGCAGTTCGAGTTCTCGTTTACGGTCGTGTACCCGCCGGACCTGGACCGCGGTGGGCTGCGCGACAAGTTCGACGTGATCGTGGTCGTGGACGGGCTGGGCGGGGGACGCGGTGGCGGCGGAGGAGGTGGGGGCGGCGACCAGCCGCCGGAGCCGAATGCGGTGGACGAACTGGCACTGCCGGCCGAGTTCCGCGGGCGCCGCGGGAGCATCACCGCCACCAAGACCGTGCCCGAACTGAAGAAGTTCGTGACCGCGGGCGGGACGCTGCTCACCATCGGTAGTTCCACCTCGCTCGCGAACCAGCTCGGGCTGAAGATCGAGAGCCATCTCGTCGAGACGGGGACCGACGGGAAGGAGAAGCCGCTCGGGCGCGACAAGTTCTATGTGCCCCCATCCGTGCTCCGCGCGAAGGTGGACCCGACACACTCGCTCGCGTGGGGGATGTCAGACGAGGTGGACGTGATGTTCGCGAACAGCCCGACGTTCCGGTTCCCGACCGGCGCCGCTGCGAGCGGGTTAACGCGAGTATCGTGGTTTGCGGGCAAAGCGCCGTTGCGGAGCGGGTGGGCGTTCGGGCAGGAACACCTCGACGGCGGAACGGCGGTGATCGACGCGACCGTGGGGAAGGGGAAGGTGGTGCTGTACGGCCCCCAGGTGCTGTACCGGGCGCAACCGCACGCCACGTTCAAATTGGTCTTCAACGCGATCGTGCGTGCGGGCCAAAATGAGTAA